The genomic stretch GAGGCGCAGTTCGCCGCCTTCAAGGATGAACAGGACGACCTGGCCGCCCTGGGCTATCGCCACGAAACACGCCTGGTCGGCGCCGGGCAGTTGAACGAGATCGTCGCCAGCGACCAGTACGCTGGCGGCCTGGTAGACATGGGCTCGGGCCACCTGCACCCGCTGGATCTGGTCCAGGGCGAAGCCCGCGCGGCCCACAGCCTGGGCGTGCGCATTTTCGAACAAAGCCCGGTGCTGCGTATTGAGCACGGGCCCAGGCTGACGCTGTACACGGCGCGCGGCAAGGTGCGTGCAAGCAGCCTGGTGCTGGGCTGCAACGCTCACCTCGATGAACTGGAGCCGCGCCTGAGTGGCAAGGTGCTCCCGGCCGGCAGCTATGTGGTGGCCACCGAACCCTTGCCCGAAGCGCTGGCCAGCAGCCTGATCCCGCAGAACATGGCGCTGTGCGACCAGAAGGTCGGCCTGGACTACTACCGTCTCACTGCAGACCGCCGCCTGCTGTTCGGTGGCGCCTGCCACTATTCCGGGCGTGACCCTAAAGACATCGGCGCGTACATGCGGCCAAAGGTATTGAAGGTGTTCCCGCAACTGGCCAACGTGCGCATCGACTACCAGTGGGGTGGCATGATCGGCATCACCGCCAACCGTTTCCCCCAGGTCGGGCGCCTTGGCCAGCACCCCAACGTGTATTACGCCCAAGGCTATTCCGGGCACGGGCTGAACGTGACGCACTGGACGGCGAAACTGCTGGCCGAAAGCATCGCCCTCGGCCATAGCCAGGGCCTGGATGTGTTCAGTGCCGTGCCGCACCTGACCTTCCCCGGCGGCAAGGCCCTGCGCTCACCCCTGCTGGCACTGGGCATGTTGTGGTACCGCTTGCGTGAGGCCCTGGGTTGAGTGGGCAACAACGTTTGCAGCGCCACTCAGGGCGAGCACGTCCCGGTCACGCATTCTGTACTTTTCAAAGAGGATTGCCCCGTCCACTGGCCAAGCGCCTCGTACCTGCTAGCGTTGTTGAGGCCGACCTCTCATGGATGCCTTTTCATCATGAAATCATTGCCTCGCATTACCCTGTTGTGCGCCGCGCTGCTTGCCGTGGCCGCCTGCTCCAGCAACCGCGTGGACCCCAAGGATTACTCCGGCTTCCTCAAAGACTACAGCCGGCTGCAAGAAGCCAAGAGCCCTTCGGGTGACCCGGTGATGCGCTGGATCGATCCTAAGGTCAATATCAACCAGTACAGCCAGGTATTCGTCGAGCCAAGCCAGTTCTACCCCAAGCCGCAGCCCACAGCGGTTATCTCGCAGCAGACGCTGCAGGAAATCACCCGCTACTTCAACGAGGCCCTGCGCCGGGAAATGAGCAGCGTGATGCCTCTGGCCAAGGGGCCTGGCCCGGGCGTGATAGTGGTACGCCCGGCGATCACGGCAGTGTCCACAAGTAACGAGGGCCTCAAGCCTTACGAGGTGATCCCTATCGCGCTAATTGCGGCAGGTGTGAATACCGCCATGGGTGGACGTGACCAGGACGTGGATGTCGGTGTGGAGGCAGCGTTTCTGGACGGTGCCAGCCAGAAGGTGCTGGCCCAGGTGGTCCGCAAGGGCGCGGGCCAGGAACTGGAGAACGACACGCAGAAGCTGACCTTGAATGACGTCAAGCCGGTGCTCGATGGCTGGGCCAAGGACATGCGTGCGAGCTTCCTGGCAGCGAAGCAGAAAGGCCGATGAGTCAGCGCTGACCCATCAGGTCAACGCGATCTGGTGAAGGAGCGGCCCATCGAGTCACAAGGCCGCTCCAGTTGATCGCGTTTAACATCAGCACTCGACAAAAGCGACCGCCAAACCGCCGCGCGAGGTTTCCTTGTAATTGGTATGCATGTCCGCCCCGGTATCACGCATGGTGCGGATCACCCGATCGAGCGAAATGAAGTGCTCGCCATCCCCCCGCAGCGCCATCTGCACGGCATTGATCGCTTTCACCGCAGCAATTGCATTGCGCTCGATGCAGGGCACCTGCACCAGGCCACCCACGGGGTCGCAAGTGAGCCCGAGGTTGTGCTCCAGGGCAATCTCGGCCGCGTTTTCCAGCTGCGGTGGCGTCGCCCCCAGCACCTGGGCCAAGCCGGCGGCAGCCATCGAGCAGGCCGAACCCACCTCGCCCTGGCAGCCTACCTCAGCCCCCGAGATCGACGCATTTTTCTTGCACAAAATACCGACCGCCGCAGCCGCCAGCAGGAAATCGACGACATCGGCATCGCAAACGGTCGGGTTGAACTTCATGTAGTAATGCAGTACAGCCGGGATAATGCCAGCGGCACCGTTGGTGGGCGCGGTAACCATGCGCCCGCCCGCGGCGTTCTCCTCATTGACCGCCAAGGCGAACAGGTTCACCCACTCCATGGCGCTGAGGGTTGAGCCGATCACGTTGGGCTTGCCCAACTCCTGCAGGCTGCGGTGCAACCGCGCGGCGCGGCGCTTGACCTGCAAGCCACCCGGTAGAACGCCCTCGTTGCGCAGGCCGTTCGCTACGCACTCACGCATGGCTGCCCAGATGCGCAGCAAGCCTTCGCGCACCTCTGCCTCCGGGCGCCAGGCGCATTCGTTGGCCATCATCAGTTGCGCCACGCTCAGGTTGTGGGCTTTGCACAAGGCCAGCAGTTGGGCACCACTGTCGAATTCATAAGGCAGCATCACGGCATTCGTTTCGCTTGCCGGCGCATCGATTTCGGCTTGCTCGACGATGAATCCGCCACCCACCGAAAAATAGGTCTGGCTCAACAGGCTGTGCTGCCCGTCGATGGCTTCCAGGCTCATGGCATTGGGGTGATAAGGCAGGCTCTCGTCGAGCAGCAGCATGTCACGGCCATAGTCGAAGGCCAGCGGATGGCTACCGTCGAGCATCAGGCAGTGTTCCTGCAGCACCTGGCCAATGCGCGACTCGATAGTGGCCGGGTCGATACGGTCTGGCCACTGGCCCATCAAGCCTAGCAGGCACGCGCGGTCGGTGGCATGGCCAACCCCGGTAGCCGACAGCGAGCCATACAGCCGCACTTCCACACGTGTTACCCGCGCCAGCAGCCCCTGCTCACGCAGGGCCTGGGCAAAGGTAGCCGCCGCCCGCATCGGGCCGACGGTGTGGGAGCTGGAAGGCCCGATGCCAATTTTGAAAAGGTCGAAAACACTGATAGCCATGCTAATGCCTGACCCTACCCTGACATGCATCCAAGGTAGGGTTGTCTGAAGAAATTGAGCGTTATTGCGATTTTGCGCGATACTGACGCCCTGGCTCACGGATGACCAACGAAACTTTCTAAGCAAGGCTTTAGTGGTACTAAACGATGCGACGACAACTCAATGGTCAGATGTTCGTCTGGCTACACGTATTTGCCTGCGCAGCCCGGCACTTGTCCTTCACCCGCTGTGCCGAAGAGCTGCACATCACCCCGGGCGCGGTCAGCCAGCAGATGCGCCAGCTGGAAGAGCGCCTGGGCTACCGGCTGTTCCTGCGCCGGGCGCGCGGCGTGGAGCTGAGCGCCGAGGGGCAACGCCTGGCTCAGACGGTGGCCGAGGCCTATGGCAGTATCGAGGCCGAGCTGCTGCGGCTGGACGCAGGGGAAATCCGCGGCACGTTGCGTGTGCGTTCGATCCCCTCGTTCCTGGCTAAATGGCTCACGCCGCGCTTGCCGCGTTTTCAACAACGCTACCCGGACATCGAGTTGCGCCTGGTGGCTGAAGACAGTGCCCAGGCGCTGACGCCGGGCGACTTCGACCTGGCCATCGACCTGAACGATGGCAGCTACCCAGGCATGCTCTCGACGCCGCTACTGGACGAGCAGATCTTCCCGGTGTGCTCACCTGCCCTGCTGCGTGGGCGCCCACCCCTGCACGGGCCAAGCGATCTGGTGCACTACCCGTTGCTGCATGACATCACCGCCTGGCGTGGCAGTTCGGAATATGCCGAGTGGGAGTTTTACCTGGAAGGCATCGGCGCCGCCGGCCTGGATGTGCGGCGCGGGCACACTTTCAACCGCAACCACCTGACCATCGAGGCGGCGATTGCCGGGATCGGCGTGGCCATTGCCCGGCGCACGCTGCTCAATGACGAACTGGAGCGCGGCGCACTGATCGTGCCCTTTGGTGTACCGATCGCCAACCACAAGCGTTATGTGGTGCATTACCCGCCAGGCGGCTTGAACCAGCCGGGTGCGCGGGCGGTGCATGACTGGCTGGTGGAAGAAGCGCGGGGGTTCAGGGCATTGCATCCGTTGAACAAGGACTGACTGGCGGTACACGGTCGATGCGGGCGTGCGTTGCTCAATAAGCCTGCTTACCCGTAAAGGCATTAAGCGTGCGCACCAGAATCACAAAGTCCAGCCACAACGACCAGTTGTTGATGTACTCGATGTCCGAGTCGACCCGCTGGATCATTTGCTCGATATCCTTGGTTTCCCCCCTGAACCCGCGCACCTGCGCCAAACCTGTCATGCCTGGCTTGATATTGTGGCGGGCAAAGTAGTCAACGATATCCTGCGAATACAAGGTGTCATGTTGCAGGGCGTGTGGCCGCGGCCCTACCAGGGACATTTCACCGGTCAGCACGTTGAACAATTGTGGCAGTTCATCAAGGCTTGTACGCCGGATAAAGGCACCGACCCGGGTCAGCCGTGGGTCATTCTTCTGCGCCTGTTTGACCACGCCCTCTTCCGGTTGGTGAACATGCATACTGCGAAACTTCCAGATACGGAACGATTCGCCTGTCCAGCCGGTACGTTCCTGGCGGAAGAACACCGGCCCGCGGCTATCGATCTTGATGGCCAGCGCAACAGCCAGCAATACAGGTGATGCAAACAGCAAAATCAACGCGGCCAGCACCCGGTCCTCAAGGTTTTTCAAGAACAGGCTCATGCCCGTCAAGGGTGTCTCCGACAAGGTCAGCACCGGAATGCCGGCAATTTCCCGCACGCTGTGGTTGATCAGGCGCAACGAGAAGATATCCGGCACCCAGTTCACCGCAATGCACTTGTCGAGCAACTTGAAATACACGTCGTTGATGACCTCGGAGCCACCCAGTGGCGTCACCAGGTACACCGTACGAATGCCGTGTTGGGCCACCAGCTCGTCGAGGTCGCCAATATGCCCCAGCACTGGCAGGCGCTGCTTGCCCTCGGCACTCTCCAACCCCTGCCCATCGCCTTTGTCGAGCAGCACGCAGCCCAGCACCCGCTCGCCAAACCATGGGTTGTTGCTGATTTTCTGATACAGGAAATTGGCCAGGTCACCGTTGCCGATGATCAGGGCATTGTCCAGGCGCGCATGCGCGCTAAAGCGTTTTTGCAGTTCGCGCACGGCAAAATGCAAGAATAACTGGGCGACATAACCAATGACGAACAGTTGCACCACCAATAGCCGTGAATAGGTTTCGCTCTGTTTGGTCAGGAACGCCATGACCACCAGGAAGCAAAATGTTGCCGACCAGGCCTTGAACAGGCGGAACGCCTTGATCGACAACCCGACGTTGGTGCGGTAGATCGCGTAATGATCATAAATGACTGCCAGTGCACCAATCAGCAACAGCAGCATGATCACGTAATCGGATGTGATGTAGCCGAACTGGTCGTAGATCAGGTACCAGGCAATACCGGTGACGGCAATACCATCGAGGCCGGCCTGGATGGCGTTACTGACACTGCTTCTTCTCTGGAGTAAGGAACGACTGCTTCTGGGTTCGAAAACCATTTCAGACCTCATCAAGATGAGCGTAGCAAGTGCCTTCCATCAAACAGCGAGCCTTGAAAACAGACTTAAGCAAAAACCGTGCAGCAGGCGCGTGGCGCCCTCAAGCGATTGATATCACTGTAGCAGCCACCCGCTGCTGGCGTACCCGGAATCACCGCTTTTGCAATTTTTGGCCGTTCATAGGGCCCGCCTGGCCGAAACCGCTGACCGCCGGTACAGCAGGGTGCGCAACAGGAATAGCGGATTGCCCACCACATAACGCATGAACAGGCGCTTGGGCTCGCGCAGCAGGCGGTACAGCCATTCGCCCCCCAAACGCCGCAGCCATTCGGGGGCACGGCTGACCTTGCCGCCGAGAAAGTCCAGGATCGCCCCTCCGCACACGATCAGGCATGGCACGCCAATGGCTGCCAATTTTGCCGCCACCGCTTCCTGCTTGGGCATGCCCATGCCCAGTACAATCAGCTCGGGTTGCTCCCTGCGGGCCAATTGTAAGTAGGTTTCTACGCTGGCAAAGCCATCGTGAACGGACACTGGCACAATGCCGAACTCGGCTTTACAGCGCTGCGCGGCCTGGTCCAGGTAGGGTTGCCGGGTGCCCCAGAAGGCGACTTTACGCCCTCGGTAAGTAGCCATGAGCCTGGGAATGAAGTCAGTGCCATTCATGTTGAGCCCGGGTTCCAGGCCCAGACCGCGATACAGGATCGCCATGCCGGCACCATCGCGCAGCAGCACATCTGCGGCCGACAGTGCCTGGCAGTAGCCACCATCGCGCACCACCAGGTTCATGGCATGGGCATTGACGAAGCCCAGCACGGTGCCCGTATCCGGTGTAGCCAGGCGATCGAGCAGGTGCTGCACTGCGGCGGCGTCAGCGATCACTTCCATCTGGTCGATCACGCGCTTCCAGCGATTCTGCCACTGAGCCATCAGTCGTCATCCCGTTTTGAACGCACCCATTCAACCTGGCGCTTGATCAGGAAGCTCAGGTACAAGGGAATCTTCCTGGCCGCGTAAAACGGCGCGTACAGCAACACCGAGAACGGTATCACTTCACGACAGAAGCGCGCCCAGGCCAACACCACGGCAAAGGCCAGCAAGGCCAAACCGGTAAAGGCGAGCCGCGCGGGCACCGCCAGGCCGAACAGCAGGTACGCCAGCCAGGTCACCAGATTAAGCCCGAGCAAGGCCAGCACCAGCAACGCCAGGGGTGGCACCAGCAAGTCCAGGGTCAAGGCCGCCAGGCTAGCATTGCGCTGGGTGATTGCAGCCATCGCCCGTTTGGGTGCATCGGCGAGCATCAAGCCCAGATGGCCATGCTCCCAGCGGGTGCGCTGGCTGTTGAGGCCCTGCTCGCTGAGCGGGAACTGGCTAGTGACAAGTGCCTCGGGGCAGAAAGCAGGAGGCTTACCCTGCTGGCAAAGGTCCAAGCCCAGCTTCACATCCTCGACCAGATGACCATTGGCCAGGTTGATCAGGCTCAGATCGTTCCAAGCGAACGCCATGCCCGCGCCCATCAGCTGGCATGGCAGGCCCAAGCGCGCCCAACCGCGCGGCCGCACCAGGTTCTTGACCCGCCAGGCAAACTCGGCAACCTGCACCTTCAACCCGGCACCTGCAGGTGCACGCATCAGGTACAGCGACTGTACCGGGCGGGCAAGTTCGTGGCAGCGGCGCGCCAGGCAGTCAATCGCCCCTTCGCCTACCTGACAGTCGGCATCCACCACAATTACAACCTCGGGCGGTCGTTGAGCCAGGTGGCGCACGCCGAAGTCCAATGCATACCCTTTGCCGCGCAACCGCGTATCGTGGCGCTCTACCACTTCGGCACCAGCCTCGTGTGCCAACTGGGCCGTGTCGTCAGAGCAGTTGTCCGCCACTACCAGCAAGCGATCGCCGTCCAGCAGTTGCGGCGTAACGCTGGCCAGCATCGCACGAATGACCAACGCCTCATCGTGGGCGGGCACCAACACCGCCACTCGCGGGCGCTCACCAATGCCGTTGGGCCTCGCCCGCGCTGGCAGGCACGCCAACAACACTTGCAGCACCAGGACCAACACCGGTACCAGGACGATGATCGCCAACAGGCCCAGTAACCAACCCAATACACTTATCATGCGTATGCCTTGAAATAGCCGGCCAGCCTGGCCGCCTCGGTGTCGATGTCATGCCGTTGCACTACACGCTGGTAGGCCACCTCGCCCATGTGCTGCAGTGCCTCGGTCGGTTGCGCCAGGCAGTCGGCCATGGCTGTTGCCAGCTCGTCAACGGCACCGGCAGGGAACAGCCAGCCGTTCTCGCCAGGCCGCACCAGCTCGGGGATACCCGCTACATAGGTGGTCAGCACTGGCCTGCGCAAGGCCATGGCCTCCATGATGACCACTGGCAAGCCCTCGGCAAAACTGGGTAGCACCAGCGCGCGGGCGGCCAGAATTTCCTTGCGTACCTGCGCACTGCTGATCCAGCCGGTGATATGCACTTGCTGCTGCAAGCCGTGCCGGGCAATCAAGGCCTCGATTTGCTCGCGCATTTCACCGTCACCCGCCAGCACCAGCTCGAAGGCGATCGATTGGGCAGCGAGACAGCGCGCCGCTTCCAGCAACAGCAGCTGGCCCTTCTGCTCGCACAGGCGCCCGACACACACCAGCCGTGGCGCCGGCGGCACATTGACCGGCGCCACCTCATGAAACCCACGCTCCAGGCCACAATGCACCACCTTCACCTTGCCCCAGTGCTCGTGCGCCACCCAACGGTACAGCTGGCTGCGCCCGTACGAGCTCACCGCCGCGACAAAGGCGGCGCGCCGCACCTTCTCACCCAGATGCAGAAACTGTGGTTTGTCGAATTCTTCGGGGCCGTGCACGGTAAAGCTGTATGCCGGCCCGCCCAGGACGTTGGCCAGCATGACCACCTCAGTAGAGTTGGTGCCGAAATGCGCGTGCACATGGGTCGCATCCCCTGCCAGCAACCACTGCAGCACTTGGCAGGCCTCGGCCAGGTAGACCAGATGATAGGGCCAGGCACGGTCGGCCCGCAGACCAAGGCGCATGGCCAGCCACAGCGCCTGGAAAAACCGCCGCGGCTGCGTACGCAGTACCTGCCACGTCGGTGCGAATAGCCCCTTGAGCCCACCTTGCAATACGTAGCGGGTCTTGCCCCGTTCGGTTGCGTCCTCGGCATCCTGCACCTCGGCGTCCCACCCACGCAGGGCTATACGTTGTACCTCAACCCCCTGACGCTCCAGCGCCAGAATTTCGCGACGGATGAAACTGTGGCTGACTTTCGGGTACTGATTGATGAAGTAAGCAATGCGCATACGAATCCAGATCCAAACCCGCTTGATGACCAACCTTCCCTGGCAACCTTCACTTCAGGCTGTCGACTACGGGCGGTCCGTCTACTGCCGATGCACTCACAGCAAATGCATCCCCCTGTTTTCCTTGTAGTCCAAGGTTGTGATTGCTGCTTGGCAATGCTGCCTGCAAACGGGTGAAAACATCGTCAAGCAATGCCTGGCGGCGGCGGTACATCGCCCGTTTTTTGGCCGGGATGTCGGCTTCCGCCCGTTGTGCCGGCGCTAACGGGAGGGTAAAAAAATCCTCACGGTCAGACGCTATGGCGCCGTGTTCTTGCCAGATAACGTCGTAGTTGGCCGCCAGGTCCTGGCCCTTGTCGTTGCCAAAATAGGGATGGCGATGGTGCCGGCAGGCGTCGCTGACGGCATACAGTTGCGTTACACCCAGGGTTCTGCCCAGGCATTTCAACGCTTCGAGCAACAGGCTGCGTGGCCGCAGCCCTTCGAAGTCCTTGGTCAGGTCACGGTAGATGGCCAGCGAGGTTTCGCTGTCGATACCTTTGTGGATGCCCTGCACCGCACCGATGAACAGGCAGGTCTCACCCTGGCTGCGGCCCAGGGTGAAGGCCAGGGATGCCACACGCAGGTCGGCCTGGAACAGGTTCAACACCAGCTCGCCTTCGCGCTTGAACCAGATTGGCCGATCCAGAACCAGGCAGCAGCCCGGCGAATGGCTGGACAGGTCACACAGCCTCAGGTTTTCGTCGCGTCCCAGCAGCAGCAACGCCGGGAACTGCCCAGCCACCCGTTCAAAGTGTGAAGCCACCACATCCAGACGCTGTGGCGCCTCCCAGCATCGGCTGATGTAAGGCCATTGCACGACACCGATACAATCCACACCCAGCCGCTGCAAACCATGCGGGCCCAGCGCCGCCGTCATGCGCTGCATGAACCCGTTCAGCTCAGGCCACTGCCTGGCGATCTGCCGTGCCAACTTGTACTTGTTGTGCAACGCCCGCAACGAGTAACCCGGTTGCAAGGTAAACACGCTTTTCACGAGGGTGCCGAGCATCATGGGTTTCTCTCACTTATACTCGATCAAAGCCGATTTGCCAGCCGCAAGGCGGTGGCGCAGGAACTTCAGCTGGCCGAGCATTTCCGGGAATTTGCCCAACACAAGAAACACAGCCTGCAGCCAGTTCTCGCGCGTCGACTTGCTGCCGCGGCGAGCCAGGCGCAAGGCCTGCAATGGGTAGATCAACAGCAAGAGCAAGCCCCAGCCGCCCAGCAGCAGGCAGGCCAGCGCGATCACCAAGGGTATGCCCAGGCCCCACAACCAGGCCCGACGTGACTCACGCAGCCAATGCCGCTCGGGTGGCTGGCCATGCAGGTAGGCGCCCTCGGCATAGGCATGCCCAGCGCGCAGGCTACGCCGCCACCATTGGCTGAAACGGGTCATGCCGGCATCGTGCAGGGTCATCTCGGCAGCCAGTCGCCAGACTTTCCAGCCGTTGGCCCGTAAACGCACGCACAGTTCGGGCTCTTCTCCGGCTATCAGGTCAGGGCGGAAGCCACCCACAGCAGCAAAGGCGTCTGCCCGCATCAGTGCATCGCCGCCACAGGCCTTGGCCTCACCGACCGGGGTATCCCACTCCAGGTCGCACAGCAAGTTGTACACCGAACGCTGCGGGAAGCGCTCACGCCGGCGACCACACACCACTGCCACGGCGGGGTGCTGCTCAAGAAAAGCCTGCGCAGTTGCCAGCCAGGTGGCATTCACCTCGCAGTCGCCATCGACGAACTGTACCAGTTGCATCGATGGCAACAGGCGCTGCAAGGCGGCAAAACCTTCATTGCGGGCGCGTGCGGCAGTGAACGGGATACCCATGTCCAGCGCCAGCACGTCCACGCCAAGGTTGGCGGCCAACTGCAGCGAACCATCGGTGGAACCCGAGTCGACGTACATGACTTTGTCCGCCCCGTGCGCCAGCGAACAAAGGCAGCGCTCGAGACGCTGGCCTTCATTGCGGCCGATCACCACCACGCCGATCACCGTTGCCATAGGCCTCACTCGACCGATGCCGTGGCGGCCGCTTGCCGGGCCTTGATGATGGCCGGCACCCCCACTGCCAGTGAGTTGTCAGGTACATCTACCAGCACGACGGCATTGGCGCCGATGATCACGTTGTTGCCGATGCGAATACTGCCCAGCACCTTGGCCCCGGTGCCGATGTCGACGTTATTGCCGAACACCGGGGCAATCGGCTCGTCGACATTCTTCAGGCCCACCACCACGCCGTTGCGGATACGGCAGTCATCGCCGAAGCGGGCATAACCGCTGACAACAATGCCGCCGAAATGATCGATGACGAAGTTGCGCCCGATCACCACCTCGCAAGGCAGTTCGATACCGGTGATGATCTGGACGAATTTGAACAGCACCTTGTAGATGAGCGAACACAGTTTGCGCAACAGTGCCGGGCGCAACGTATAACGCCAGCGGCCAAAGCGGTACACCAGCAATACCCAGAAGCCCTGGGCGCCCCAGTCCCCGC from Pseudomonas putida encodes the following:
- a CDS encoding FAD-dependent oxidoreductase, with product MSFNTQHTASYYAATARDAAPYPSLDSELTADVCVIGGGLTGVNTALELAERGLSVVLLEARRIGWGASGRNGGQLIRGIGHDVSGFARHVGQEGVRYLKQAGIDSVELVADRIARYGIACDLRWGFCELANTEAQFAAFKDEQDDLAALGYRHETRLVGAGQLNEIVASDQYAGGLVDMGSGHLHPLDLVQGEARAAHSLGVRIFEQSPVLRIEHGPRLTLYTARGKVRASSLVLGCNAHLDELEPRLSGKVLPAGSYVVATEPLPEALASSLIPQNMALCDQKVGLDYYRLTADRRLLFGGACHYSGRDPKDIGAYMRPKVLKVFPQLANVRIDYQWGGMIGITANRFPQVGRLGQHPNVYYAQGYSGHGLNVTHWTAKLLAESIALGHSQGLDVFSAVPHLTFPGGKALRSPLLALGMLWYRLREALG
- a CDS encoding DUF3313 family protein, which translates into the protein MKSLPRITLLCAALLAVAACSSNRVDPKDYSGFLKDYSRLQEAKSPSGDPVMRWIDPKVNINQYSQVFVEPSQFYPKPQPTAVISQQTLQEITRYFNEALRREMSSVMPLAKGPGPGVIVVRPAITAVSTSNEGLKPYEVIPIALIAAGVNTAMGGRDQDVDVGVEAAFLDGASQKVLAQVVRKGAGQELENDTQKLTLNDVKPVLDGWAKDMRASFLAAKQKGR
- a CDS encoding L-serine ammonia-lyase, whose product is MAISVFDLFKIGIGPSSSHTVGPMRAAATFAQALREQGLLARVTRVEVRLYGSLSATGVGHATDRACLLGLMGQWPDRIDPATIESRIGQVLQEHCLMLDGSHPLAFDYGRDMLLLDESLPYHPNAMSLEAIDGQHSLLSQTYFSVGGGFIVEQAEIDAPASETNAVMLPYEFDSGAQLLALCKAHNLSVAQLMMANECAWRPEAEVREGLLRIWAAMRECVANGLRNEGVLPGGLQVKRRAARLHRSLQELGKPNVIGSTLSAMEWVNLFALAVNEENAAGGRMVTAPTNGAAGIIPAVLHYYMKFNPTVCDADVVDFLLAAAAVGILCKKNASISGAEVGCQGEVGSACSMAAAGLAQVLGATPPQLENAAEIALEHNLGLTCDPVGGLVQVPCIERNAIAAVKAINAVQMALRGDGEHFISLDRVIRTMRDTGADMHTNYKETSRGGLAVAFVEC
- a CDS encoding LysR family transcriptional regulator gives rise to the protein MRRQLNGQMFVWLHVFACAARHLSFTRCAEELHITPGAVSQQMRQLEERLGYRLFLRRARGVELSAEGQRLAQTVAEAYGSIEAELLRLDAGEIRGTLRVRSIPSFLAKWLTPRLPRFQQRYPDIELRLVAEDSAQALTPGDFDLAIDLNDGSYPGMLSTPLLDEQIFPVCSPALLRGRPPLHGPSDLVHYPLLHDITAWRGSSEYAEWEFYLEGIGAAGLDVRRGHTFNRNHLTIEAAIAGIGVAIARRTLLNDELERGALIVPFGVPIANHKRYVVHYPPGGLNQPGARAVHDWLVEEARGFRALHPLNKD
- a CDS encoding undecaprenyl-phosphate glucose phosphotransferase, encoding MVFEPRSSRSLLQRRSSVSNAIQAGLDGIAVTGIAWYLIYDQFGYITSDYVIMLLLLIGALAVIYDHYAIYRTNVGLSIKAFRLFKAWSATFCFLVVMAFLTKQSETYSRLLVVQLFVIGYVAQLFLHFAVRELQKRFSAHARLDNALIIGNGDLANFLYQKISNNPWFGERVLGCVLLDKGDGQGLESAEGKQRLPVLGHIGDLDELVAQHGIRTVYLVTPLGGSEVINDVYFKLLDKCIAVNWVPDIFSLRLINHSVREIAGIPVLTLSETPLTGMSLFLKNLEDRVLAALILLFASPVLLAVALAIKIDSRGPVFFRQERTGWTGESFRIWKFRSMHVHQPEEGVVKQAQKNDPRLTRVGAFIRRTSLDELPQLFNVLTGEMSLVGPRPHALQHDTLYSQDIVDYFARHNIKPGMTGLAQVRGFRGETKDIEQMIQRVDSDIEYINNWSLWLDFVILVRTLNAFTGKQAY
- a CDS encoding WecB/TagA/CpsF family glycosyltransferase; translated protein: MAQWQNRWKRVIDQMEVIADAAAVQHLLDRLATPDTGTVLGFVNAHAMNLVVRDGGYCQALSAADVLLRDGAGMAILYRGLGLEPGLNMNGTDFIPRLMATYRGRKVAFWGTRQPYLDQAAQRCKAEFGIVPVSVHDGFASVETYLQLARREQPELIVLGMGMPKQEAVAAKLAAIGVPCLIVCGGAILDFLGGKVSRAPEWLRRLGGEWLYRLLREPKRLFMRYVVGNPLFLLRTLLYRRSAVSARRAL
- a CDS encoding glycosyltransferase, whose product is MISVLGWLLGLLAIIVLVPVLVLVLQVLLACLPARARPNGIGERPRVAVLVPAHDEALVIRAMLASVTPQLLDGDRLLVVADNCSDDTAQLAHEAGAEVVERHDTRLRGKGYALDFGVRHLAQRPPEVVIVVDADCQVGEGAIDCLARRCHELARPVQSLYLMRAPAGAGLKVQVAEFAWRVKNLVRPRGWARLGLPCQLMGAGMAFAWNDLSLINLANGHLVEDVKLGLDLCQQGKPPAFCPEALVTSQFPLSEQGLNSQRTRWEHGHLGLMLADAPKRAMAAITQRNASLAALTLDLLVPPLALLVLALLGLNLVTWLAYLLFGLAVPARLAFTGLALLAFAVVLAWARFCREVIPFSVLLYAPFYAARKIPLYLSFLIKRQVEWVRSKRDDD
- a CDS encoding glycosyltransferase encodes the protein MRIAYFINQYPKVSHSFIRREILALERQGVEVQRIALRGWDAEVQDAEDATERGKTRYVLQGGLKGLFAPTWQVLRTQPRRFFQALWLAMRLGLRADRAWPYHLVYLAEACQVLQWLLAGDATHVHAHFGTNSTEVVMLANVLGGPAYSFTVHGPEEFDKPQFLHLGEKVRRAAFVAAVSSYGRSQLYRWVAHEHWGKVKVVHCGLERGFHEVAPVNVPPAPRLVCVGRLCEQKGQLLLLEAARCLAAQSIAFELVLAGDGEMREQIEALIARHGLQQQVHITGWISSAQVRKEILAARALVLPSFAEGLPVVIMEAMALRRPVLTTYVAGIPELVRPGENGWLFPAGAVDELATAMADCLAQPTEALQHMGEVAYQRVVQRHDIDTEAARLAGYFKAYA
- a CDS encoding DUF535 domain-containing protein; protein product: MMLGTLVKSVFTLQPGYSLRALHNKYKLARQIARQWPELNGFMQRMTAALGPHGLQRLGVDCIGVVQWPYISRCWEAPQRLDVVASHFERVAGQFPALLLLGRDENLRLCDLSSHSPGCCLVLDRPIWFKREGELVLNLFQADLRVASLAFTLGRSQGETCLFIGAVQGIHKGIDSETSLAIYRDLTKDFEGLRPRSLLLEALKCLGRTLGVTQLYAVSDACRHHRHPYFGNDKGQDLAANYDVIWQEHGAIASDREDFFTLPLAPAQRAEADIPAKKRAMYRRRQALLDDVFTRLQAALPSSNHNLGLQGKQGDAFAVSASAVDGPPVVDSLK
- a CDS encoding glycosyltransferase; protein product: MATVIGVVVIGRNEGQRLERCLCSLAHGADKVMYVDSGSTDGSLQLAANLGVDVLALDMGIPFTAARARNEGFAALQRLLPSMQLVQFVDGDCEVNATWLATAQAFLEQHPAVAVVCGRRRERFPQRSVYNLLCDLEWDTPVGEAKACGGDALMRADAFAAVGGFRPDLIAGEEPELCVRLRANGWKVWRLAAEMTLHDAGMTRFSQWWRRSLRAGHAYAEGAYLHGQPPERHWLRESRRAWLWGLGIPLVIALACLLLGGWGLLLLLIYPLQALRLARRGSKSTRENWLQAVFLVLGKFPEMLGQLKFLRHRLAAGKSALIEYK
- a CDS encoding serine acetyltransferase — translated: MFENIRADLRAHGGDWGAQGFWVLLVYRFGRWRYTLRPALLRKLCSLIYKVLFKFVQIITGIELPCEVVIGRNFVIDHFGGIVVSGYARFGDDCRIRNGVVVGLKNVDEPIAPVFGNNVDIGTGAKVLGSIRIGNNVIIGANAVVLVDVPDNSLAVGVPAIIKARQAAATASVE